One Avibacterium avium genomic window carries:
- the fusA gene encoding elongation factor G codes for MARVTPIERYRNIGISAHIDAGKTTTTERILFYTGVSHKIGEVHDGAATMDWMEQEQERGITITSAATTAFWSGMSQQYPQHRINVIDTPGHVDFTIEVERSMRVLDGAVMVYCAVGGVQPQSETVWRQANKYKVPRIAFVNKMDRTGANFLRVVEQIKTRLGGNAVPLQLPIGAEENFKGIVDLIKMKAINWNEADQGMTFTYDDIPADMVELCEEWHQNLVEAAAEASEELMEKYLGGEELTEEEIKGALRQRALDTEIILVTCGSAFKNKGVQAMLDAVIDFLPAPTDIASIKGINPDETEGERHADDNEPFSALAFKIATDPFVGNLTFFRVYSGVVESGATVLNSVKEKRERFGRIVQMHANKREEIKEVRAGDIAAAIGLKDVGTGDTLCAIDAPIILERMEFPEPVISVAVEPKTKADQEKMGLALGRLAQEDPSFRVHTDEESGETIISGMGELHLDIIVDRMKREFKVEANIGKPQVSYRETIRTAVKDVEGKHAKQSGGRGQYGHVVIDLYPLDPEGPGYEFINEIKGGVIPGEYIPAVDKGIQEQLKSGPLAGYPVVDIGVRLHFGSYHDVDSSELAFKLAASLAFKAAFSKANPVLLEPIMKVEVETPPEYVGDVIGDLSRRRAMVNGQEASEFVVKINAEVPLSEMFGYATDLRSQTQGRASYSMEPLKYAEAPSSVAAAVIEARKK; via the coding sequence ATGGCTCGTGTAACTCCTATTGAGCGCTATCGTAATATCGGTATTAGTGCTCACATTGATGCTGGTAAAACAACAACCACAGAGCGTATTCTATTCTATACAGGTGTTAGTCACAAAATTGGTGAGGTGCATGATGGTGCAGCTACCATGGACTGGATGGAACAAGAACAAGAGCGTGGTATTACCATTACTTCTGCGGCAACAACGGCTTTCTGGTCTGGTATGTCTCAGCAATATCCACAACACCGTATCAACGTTATCGATACTCCGGGACACGTTGACTTTACTATCGAAGTAGAACGTTCAATGCGTGTTCTTGATGGTGCGGTAATGGTTTACTGTGCGGTAGGTGGGGTTCAACCTCAGTCTGAAACTGTATGGCGTCAAGCAAACAAATATAAAGTACCTCGTATCGCGTTCGTAAACAAAATGGACCGTACTGGTGCAAACTTCCTACGCGTTGTTGAGCAAATCAAAACTCGCTTAGGTGGTAATGCTGTTCCTTTACAACTTCCAATCGGTGCAGAAGAAAACTTCAAAGGTATTGTTGACCTAATCAAAATGAAAGCAATCAACTGGAATGAAGCCGATCAAGGTATGACATTTACCTATGACGATATTCCTGCAGATATGGTTGAATTATGTGAAGAATGGCACCAAAACCTTGTTGAAGCAGCAGCAGAAGCTTCAGAAGAGTTAATGGAAAAATATCTTGGTGGTGAAGAGCTTACTGAAGAAGAGATCAAAGGTGCGTTACGTCAACGTGCGTTAGATACTGAAATTATTCTTGTAACTTGTGGCTCAGCATTCAAAAACAAAGGTGTTCAAGCAATGCTTGATGCGGTAATTGATTTCTTACCAGCACCAACTGACATCGCTTCAATCAAAGGGATCAATCCTGATGAAACTGAAGGTGAGCGTCACGCAGATGATAATGAACCATTCTCTGCACTTGCATTCAAAATTGCAACTGACCCATTCGTAGGTAACTTAACCTTCTTCCGTGTATATTCTGGTGTGGTTGAGTCTGGTGCGACAGTATTAAACTCTGTAAAAGAAAAACGTGAGCGTTTTGGTCGTATCGTTCAAATGCACGCAAACAAACGTGAAGAGATCAAAGAAGTTCGTGCGGGTGACATCGCAGCGGCAATCGGCTTAAAAGATGTTGGTACAGGTGATACATTATGTGCTATCGATGCGCCAATTATCCTTGAGCGTATGGAATTCCCTGAGCCAGTAATCTCTGTTGCGGTAGAGCCAAAAACCAAAGCAGACCAAGAGAAAATGGGCTTGGCATTAGGCCGTCTTGCACAAGAAGACCCTTCATTCCGTGTTCACACTGATGAAGAATCAGGTGAAACCATCATTTCAGGTATGGGTGAGTTACACTTAGACATCATCGTTGACCGTATGAAACGTGAGTTTAAAGTGGAAGCGAATATCGGTAAACCACAAGTATCTTACCGTGAAACTATCCGTACTGCGGTGAAAGATGTTGAAGGTAAACACGCAAAACAATCTGGTGGTCGCGGTCAATATGGTCACGTTGTTATCGACTTGTATCCATTAGATCCAGAAGGTCCAGGTTACGAATTTATCAACGAAATCAAAGGTGGTGTAATTCCTGGCGAATATATCCCTGCAGTTGATAAAGGTATCCAAGAGCAACTTAAATCTGGTCCATTAGCGGGTTACCCAGTGGTTGATATCGGTGTTCGTTTACACTTCGGTTCATACCACGATGTGGACTCATCTGAGTTAGCGTTTAAACTTGCTGCATCATTAGCATTTAAAGCAGCGTTTAGCAAAGCAAACCCAGTATTACTTGAGCCAATTATGAAAGTGGAAGTTGAAACTCCACCAGAGTATGTGGGTGATGTAATTGGTGATTTAAGCCGTCGTCGCGCTATGGTAAATGGCCAAGAAGCAAGCGAATTTGTTGTTAAAATCAATGCAGAAGTTCCACTTTCTGAAATGTTTGGTTATGCAACAGATCTTCGTTCACAAACTCAAGGTCGTGCATCATACTCAATGGAACCATTGAAATATGCTGAAGCACCTTCAAGTGTTGCAGCTGCAGTAATTGAAGCACGTAAAAAATAA
- the pnuC gene encoding nicotinamide riboside transporter PnuC, whose protein sequence is MRFSQTLKNEFFGGWKPFEVVWLFLFIAAQLYAYAQSPVSWLEALAGISGILCVVFVGKGKISNYFFGLIFAYSYFYVSLDNKFYGEMTTTLYVYIPAQFIGYFLWKENMRNSAEQSETVIAKFLTVKGWVTLISLVVLGSIAFISILKTTDGNSIGLDGVTTVLVIAAQLLMILRYSEQWILWIIINILSIILWADTPAMYLMFGAYLLNSLYGYYNWSKLAKNS, encoded by the coding sequence ATGCGTTTTTCTCAAACTCTTAAAAATGAATTTTTTGGTGGCTGGAAACCTTTTGAAGTTGTCTGGCTTTTCTTATTTATTGCTGCACAGCTTTACGCCTATGCACAATCGCCCGTGTCTTGGCTCGAGGCGCTCGCAGGGATTTCAGGTATCTTATGCGTGGTGTTTGTGGGCAAAGGAAAAATCAGTAACTATTTCTTCGGTTTGATTTTTGCTTATAGCTATTTCTATGTGTCGTTAGACAACAAGTTTTATGGCGAAATGACCACGACCCTTTATGTTTATATTCCTGCGCAATTTATCGGTTATTTCTTATGGAAAGAAAATATGCGTAACAGCGCAGAACAAAGCGAAACGGTAATCGCTAAATTCCTGACGGTAAAAGGCTGGGTCACCCTAATCAGCCTTGTGGTACTGGGTTCTATTGCCTTTATCAGCATTTTAAAAACGACAGACGGCAATTCCATTGGCTTAGATGGCGTCACCACGGTGCTGGTTATTGCCGCACAATTATTGATGATTTTGCGTTATAGCGAACAGTGGATCTTATGGATTATCATCAATATCCTTTCTATCATTCTCTGGGCTGACACCCCAGCAATGTATTTAATGTTCGGCGCTTATTTGCTTAACTCCTTATACGGCTATTACAACTGGTCGAAGTTAGCGAAAAATTCGTAA
- the yihI gene encoding Der GTPase-activating protein YihI: MSRQKKTRRITDIMPTRKADKPAQSAPTGRGRKLTRYELDAKAREEKRKKKHKGLVAGSRHSRQEENKALEQDAKLDPRVGSRKKIPLVVEFVNKPEKGMTISPVAAEKPDVEKTKALDPMVELEQLENNECLNDLLDQLEAGKTLNAKDQAFVDECLDRIAQLMDELGIRDEDENAEDLYRTFETIDINQFK, translated from the coding sequence ATGTCCCGTCAAAAGAAAACACGCCGTATTACGGATATTATGCCAACACGCAAGGCGGATAAACCTGCGCAAAGCGCCCCAACTGGGCGTGGGCGTAAATTGACACGTTATGAATTAGATGCCAAAGCGCGTGAAGAAAAAAGAAAGAAAAAACACAAAGGCCTCGTGGCTGGCTCTCGCCATAGTCGCCAAGAAGAAAATAAAGCCCTTGAACAAGATGCCAAGTTAGATCCCCGCGTGGGCAGTCGCAAAAAAATTCCATTAGTGGTGGAGTTTGTCAATAAGCCGGAAAAAGGAATGACCATTTCGCCTGTGGCGGCGGAAAAACCAGATGTGGAAAAAACAAAGGCGCTTGATCCAATGGTGGAACTTGAACAGCTTGAAAATAATGAATGTTTGAATGATTTATTAGATCAGCTTGAAGCAGGCAAAACCTTAAATGCCAAAGATCAAGCCTTTGTGGACGAATGTTTAGATCGTATCGCACAGCTAATGGACGAACTAGGTATTCGTGATGAAGACGAAAATGCGGAAGATTTATACCGCACTTTTGAAACCATTGATATTAATCAGTTTAAATAA
- the rapA gene encoding RNA polymerase-associated protein RapA, whose product MSFIVGQRWISESENDLGLGVVAEVNHRTVTLNFPAAEEIRIYALDNAPLVRVVFQVGDEIRHKEGWQGKVLEVLDHNGLAFYLVQKEDGQETLLQEADLSAQIAFSKPQERLFAGQIDRASQFVLRYRALQQCQAQYQSPLRGLRGIRGGLIPHQLHIAKEVGQRIAPRVLLADEVGLGKTIEAGMILQQQLFAEKVDRVLIIVPETLQHQWLVEMLRRFNLHFSLFDEERCADFDGLDGGVAANPFKTESLIICALDWLVQKPKRAEQLMNAEFDLLIVDEAHHLEWSEQAPSLAYQIVEQLASHIPAVLLLTATPEQLGQESHFARLKLLDPDRFYNYSAFVQEQQHYQPVAEAVNGLLSEQPLSTQEEKHLAELLSDQDISGLLEDLHHSEKKAQARETLVENLLDRHGTSRVLFRNTRQGVKGFPLRHYHEITLLMPKQYRNAIGVLKMLGEVKTSDLFYPEQIFQKMNPDAAWWDFDPRVEWLIDFLQSHREEKVLVICHQAKTAIQLEKALREKEAIRSAVFHQNMSIVERDKAAAYFAQQEEGAQVLLTSSIGSEGRNFQFAHHLVLFNLPDNPDLLEQCIGRLDRIGQTQDIEIYAPCFADSPQVLLAKWYHQGLNAFEETCPMGATLFEKCGAKLQDFLQHNEQNAAFDEFVAHTRTERDALKVQLDQGRDRLLEINSNGGEQAQALAEAIGGQDGSSELINFTLNLFDIIGVEQEDLGEKSIVIHPTGTMLVPDFPGLKEEGLTVTFDRNLAVAREDVEFLTWDHPMIRNGIDLITDGEIGKTAVSLLINNELPVGSLWLELIYIVEAQAPRGLQLTRFLPPTPVRLLIDGKGHNLADKVGFELLQKQLKPMAKQMASKVIKMLRANIEQLLKAGERQIGEQAQRLIEQAEQQAAQRLDSELTRLQALKQVNKTIRQDEIDALSAEREQILQHLHKATWRLDSLRVIISNKSK is encoded by the coding sequence ATGTCCTTTATAGTTGGTCAGCGTTGGATTAGTGAAAGTGAAAATGATCTTGGCTTGGGCGTGGTTGCAGAAGTCAATCACCGTACGGTGACGCTAAACTTTCCTGCCGCCGAAGAAATTCGTATTTATGCTTTAGATAATGCCCCATTAGTGCGCGTGGTTTTTCAAGTGGGTGATGAAATTCGTCACAAAGAGGGCTGGCAGGGCAAGGTGCTTGAAGTGTTAGATCATAATGGGCTGGCGTTCTATTTGGTACAAAAAGAAGATGGGCAAGAAACCCTATTGCAAGAAGCCGATCTCAGTGCACAAATTGCCTTTAGTAAGCCGCAAGAGCGTTTATTCGCGGGGCAGATCGATCGCGCAAGTCAATTCGTGCTGCGTTATCGCGCCTTACAACAATGCCAAGCGCAGTATCAATCACCATTGCGTGGATTACGCGGCATTCGCGGTGGGTTAATTCCCCATCAATTGCATATTGCCAAAGAAGTGGGGCAACGCATTGCGCCGCGAGTGTTGTTAGCTGACGAAGTGGGGCTGGGCAAAACCATTGAAGCAGGAATGATCTTGCAGCAACAGCTGTTTGCCGAAAAGGTCGATCGCGTGCTTATTATCGTGCCTGAAACCTTGCAACATCAATGGCTTGTGGAAATGCTACGCCGCTTTAATTTACATTTTTCCCTTTTTGATGAAGAACGTTGCGCTGATTTTGATGGCCTTGACGGTGGCGTGGCAGCCAATCCGTTTAAAACAGAATCCTTAATTATTTGCGCCCTAGATTGGCTGGTGCAAAAGCCTAAACGCGCTGAACAGCTGATGAATGCGGAATTTGATTTATTGATTGTCGATGAAGCGCATCATCTTGAATGGTCGGAACAAGCGCCAAGTTTGGCTTATCAAATTGTCGAGCAGTTGGCGAGCCATATTCCTGCCGTGTTATTGCTGACGGCAACCCCTGAACAATTAGGGCAAGAAAGCCATTTCGCACGCTTAAAATTGCTCGATCCCGATCGTTTTTATAATTACAGCGCTTTTGTGCAAGAACAGCAGCATTATCAACCAGTGGCTGAAGCCGTGAACGGATTGTTGAGCGAGCAGCCATTAAGCACGCAAGAAGAAAAACATTTAGCGGAATTGTTGTCTGATCAAGATATTAGCGGATTATTAGAGGATCTTCATCATAGCGAGAAAAAAGCGCAAGCGCGTGAAACCTTAGTGGAAAATCTGCTCGATCGCCACGGCACCAGTCGTGTGTTATTTCGTAATACCCGCCAAGGCGTGAAAGGCTTCCCGCTGCGTCATTATCACGAAATCACCTTGCTAATGCCAAAGCAATATCGCAATGCGATTGGCGTGCTGAAAATGCTTGGCGAAGTGAAAACCAGCGATTTATTTTACCCCGAGCAGATCTTCCAGAAAATGAACCCTGATGCCGCGTGGTGGGATTTTGATCCGCGTGTGGAATGGCTGATCGACTTCTTACAATCTCACCGCGAAGAAAAAGTGTTGGTGATTTGTCATCAAGCCAAAACCGCCATTCAGCTAGAGAAAGCCTTACGCGAAAAAGAAGCCATTCGCAGCGCTGTGTTCCATCAAAATATGTCCATTGTGGAACGGGATAAAGCCGCGGCCTACTTTGCTCAACAGGAAGAGGGCGCGCAGGTGTTGCTCACGTCCAGCATTGGTTCAGAAGGGCGAAATTTCCAGTTTGCCCATCATTTGGTGCTGTTTAACTTGCCTGATAATCCTGATTTATTGGAACAGTGCATTGGACGCTTAGATCGCATTGGGCAAACGCAAGACATTGAAATTTACGCCCCTTGTTTTGCGGATAGTCCGCAAGTTCTGCTGGCAAAATGGTATCATCAAGGGCTAAACGCATTTGAAGAAACTTGCCCGATGGGCGCAACCTTGTTTGAAAAGTGCGGTGCAAAATTGCAAGATTTTTTACAGCATAATGAACAGAATGCGGCGTTTGATGAATTTGTCGCTCACACCCGAACTGAGCGTGATGCCTTAAAAGTGCAGCTTGATCAAGGTAGAGATCGCCTATTAGAAATTAATTCTAACGGTGGTGAACAAGCTCAAGCCTTGGCCGAAGCCATTGGCGGGCAAGATGGTTCAAGCGAGTTAATTAATTTCACCTTGAATTTGTTCGATATTATTGGTGTGGAGCAAGAAGATCTCGGCGAAAAGAGTATTGTTATTCACCCCACAGGCACAATGCTGGTGCCAGATTTCCCAGGCTTAAAAGAAGAAGGCTTAACGGTAACCTTTGATCGCAATTTAGCCGTGGCGCGTGAAGACGTTGAGTTTCTCACTTGGGATCACCCGATGATCCGCAACGGCATTGATTTGATTACTGATGGCGAGATTGGCAAAACTGCCGTATCATTGTTAATCAATAATGAATTGCCTGTGGGATCGCTGTGGCTGGAACTCATTTACATTGTGGAAGCCCAAGCACCACGCGGTTTGCAGCTCACTCGTTTCTTACCCCCAACGCCAGTGCGCTTATTAATTGACGGCAAAGGTCATAATTTGGCGGATAAAGTGGGCTTTGAACTGCTACAAAAACAGCTTAAACCAATGGCAAAACAAATGGCGAGCAAGGTAATCAAAATGTTGCGCGCCAATATTGAACAATTATTAAAAGCAGGTGAACGTCAAATTGGCGAACAAGCGCAAAGATTAATTGAACAAGCAGAGCAGCAAGCCGCGCAGCGTTTGGACAGTGAATTAACCCGCTTGCAGGCGTTAAAACAAGTGAATAAAACCATTCGCCAAGATGAAATTGACGCACTCAGTGCCGAGCGCGAGCAAATTTTACAACACTTGCACAAAGCCACTTGGCGCTTGGATAGCCTGCGTGTGATTATCAGCAATAAGAGTAAATAA
- the hemN gene encoding oxygen-independent coproporphyrinogen III oxidase — protein MSGTMWDSALIQKYNYSGPRYTSYPTALEFNENYTEQDFQAAAARYPDRPLSLYVHIPFCHKLCYFCACNKIITRHQHKADIYLDYLEKEIKNRAALFRNRKVTQVHWGGGTPTYLTEQQSSRLMAMLREHFHFADNAEISIEMDPRKIELETLDHLRKIGFNRISMGVQDFNKAVQKAVNREQDEDFIQALLERARALGFQSTNLDLIYGLPLQNVESFMFTLQKVIELNPDRLSVFNYAHLPSRFAGQAKIKEDQLPAPETKLTILQKTIETLSDAGYRFIGMDHFAKPDDELAIAQQNGVLHRNFQGYTTQEDADLLGLGVSAISLLGDTYAQNQKELKHYYADIEQKGTALHKGFVMSQEDCLRRDVIKQLICNFKLDYAPFEQQYGIDFKTHFAEDLELLAPLAADGLIEIGEKGLQVSPVGHLLIRNICLCFDTYSRQQARRQQFSRII, from the coding sequence ATGTCTGGAACTATGTGGGATTCCGCGTTAATTCAAAAATATAACTATTCTGGGCCGCGTTATACTTCTTATCCTACGGCATTGGAATTTAACGAAAATTATACTGAACAAGATTTCCAAGCGGCAGCAGCGCGTTACCCTGACCGTCCGCTTTCTCTTTATGTGCATATCCCGTTTTGCCATAAATTGTGCTATTTCTGCGCCTGTAACAAAATTATTACGCGTCATCAGCACAAAGCGGATATTTATCTTGATTATTTGGAAAAAGAAATCAAAAATCGCGCCGCACTTTTCCGCAATCGCAAGGTAACCCAAGTGCATTGGGGCGGCGGCACACCGACCTATCTCACCGAGCAACAATCCAGCCGTTTAATGGCAATGTTGCGTGAGCATTTTCATTTTGCCGATAACGCCGAAATTAGTATCGAAATGGATCCGCGTAAAATTGAGCTGGAAACCCTCGATCATCTGCGTAAAATCGGCTTTAACCGCATTAGTATGGGCGTGCAGGATTTCAATAAAGCAGTGCAAAAAGCGGTAAACCGTGAGCAAGATGAAGATTTCATTCAAGCCTTACTAGAACGCGCACGTGCCTTAGGATTTCAATCCACCAATTTGGATTTGATTTATGGGTTGCCATTGCAGAATGTGGAAAGCTTTATGTTCACATTGCAAAAAGTGATTGAATTAAACCCTGATCGTTTGAGCGTGTTTAACTATGCCCATTTGCCAAGCCGTTTTGCGGGGCAAGCAAAAATTAAAGAAGATCAGCTGCCTGCACCTGAAACCAAGCTCACCATTTTGCAAAAAACCATTGAAACCTTAAGCGATGCAGGCTACCGCTTCATTGGAATGGATCACTTTGCGAAACCTGATGATGAGCTAGCCATTGCGCAACAAAATGGCGTGCTACACCGCAATTTCCAAGGCTACACCACGCAAGAAGATGCGGATTTGCTCGGTCTTGGTGTTTCTGCAATTAGCCTGTTGGGCGACACTTACGCACAAAATCAAAAAGAGCTAAAACATTATTACGCAGATATTGAGCAAAAAGGCACCGCACTTCACAAGGGCTTTGTAATGAGCCAAGAAGATTGCTTGCGCCGTGATGTTATCAAACAGCTGATTTGCAACTTCAAACTGGATTACGCCCCATTTGAACAGCAATATGGCATTGATTTCAAAACCCATTTTGCGGAAGATTTAGAATTACTCGCACCCCTTGCCGCAGATGGCTTAATTGAAATCGGCGAAAAAGGATTACAGGTTTCCCCTGTTGGGCATTTGCTGATTCGCAATATTTGCTTATGTTTTGATACCTACTCAAGACAACAAGCCAGACGCCAACAGTTCTCAAGAATTATTTAA
- a CDS encoding DUF2489 domain-containing protein yields the protein MWIYLLIALGLLIIVGMAAYAVKLLRALKNQKQTLENARLARVKRLKESIEIIARAMQNGDCNLSEGAIRLKMLLDPLGLKITTYPALAELYDVVKEMPTHQARKELKKNERMRLDLTRESAEAELESKILLELNQLLLDIEKF from the coding sequence ATGTGGATTTATCTTTTAATTGCCCTCGGGCTTTTGATTATTGTGGGAATGGCCGCTTATGCGGTGAAATTATTGCGTGCGTTGAAAAACCAAAAGCAGACGTTAGAAAATGCACGCTTGGCGCGTGTAAAACGCCTAAAAGAGAGTATTGAGATTATCGCGCGAGCAATGCAAAATGGCGATTGCAATTTGTCTGAAGGGGCAATTCGATTAAAAATGTTGCTCGATCCCTTAGGCTTAAAAATCACCACTTATCCTGCGCTGGCTGAGCTTTATGATGTGGTGAAAGAAATGCCAACGCATCAAGCGCGTAAGGAATTAAAAAAGAACGAGCGTATGCGCTTAGATCTCACTCGTGAAAGCGCCGAAGCCGAGCTTGAAAGCAAAATTTTGTTGGAATTAAATCAATTATTGTTGGATATTGAAAAATTTTAG
- a CDS encoding RidA family protein → MTKIIHTEKAPAAIGPYVQAVDLGNLVLTSGQIPVNPATGEVPVDIVAQARQSLENVKAIIEQAGLSVADIVKTTVFVKDLNDFATVNAEYERFFKENNHPNFPARSCVEVARLPKDVGLEIEAIAVRK, encoded by the coding sequence ATGACTAAAATTATTCATACAGAAAAAGCGCCCGCGGCCATTGGGCCTTATGTGCAAGCTGTGGATTTAGGCAATTTAGTGCTAACTTCTGGACAAATTCCTGTTAATCCTGCAACAGGTGAAGTGCCGGTGGATATTGTGGCGCAAGCACGCCAGTCTTTAGAGAATGTGAAAGCAATCATTGAACAAGCAGGCTTAAGCGTGGCAGATATTGTGAAAACGACGGTTTTTGTTAAAGATTTGAATGATTTCGCTACGGTAAATGCGGAATACGAACGTTTTTTTAAAGAAAATAATCACCCTAACTTTCCTGCCCGTTCTTGTGTAGAAGTAGCTCGATTGCCAAAAGATGTAGGCTTAGAAATTGAAGCCATTGCGGTAAGAAAATAA
- the rpsG gene encoding 30S ribosomal protein S7, whose amino-acid sequence MPRRRRIEPRKILPDPKFGSELLAKFINVLMVDGKKSIAESIVYGALETLAQRTGKEALEAFEIALENVRPTVEVKSRRVGGSTYQVPVEVRPARRNALGMRWIVEAARKRGDKSMALRLANELSDASENKGAAVKKREDVHRMAEANKAFAHYRW is encoded by the coding sequence ATGCCACGTCGTCGTCGTATTGAACCACGCAAAATTCTTCCAGATCCAAAGTTCGGATCAGAATTACTTGCGAAATTTATTAATGTATTAATGGTAGATGGTAAAAAATCTATCGCAGAATCAATCGTTTATGGTGCGTTAGAAACTTTAGCTCAACGTACAGGTAAAGAAGCTTTAGAAGCATTTGAAATCGCACTAGAAAACGTACGTCCAACCGTTGAGGTTAAATCTCGCCGTGTTGGTGGTTCTACTTATCAAGTGCCAGTTGAAGTGCGTCCAGCTCGTCGTAACGCATTAGGTATGCGTTGGATCGTTGAAGCAGCACGTAAACGTGGTGATAAATCAATGGCTTTACGTTTAGCAAATGAATTATCTGATGCATCAGAAAACAAAGGTGCAGCAGTGAAAAAACGTGAAGACGTTCACCGTATGGCTGAAGCTAACAAAGCGTTTGCTCATTACCGTTGGTAA
- the rluA gene encoding bifunctional tRNA pseudouridine(32) synthase/23S rRNA pseudouridine(746) synthase RluA, whose protein sequence is MALIDYNPPREPWLDVIYHDNHILLVNKPSGLLSVPGNQPQYYDSAMSRVKEKYGFCEPAHRLDMATSGILLFAMSKLADKELKRQFREREPKKSYQALVWGHLAQDSGTVNLPLICDWENRPRQKICFELGKSAVTNFEILERLPNNSTRVKLTPITGRSHQLRLHMLALGHPILGDKFYAHPQAKAMSPRLCLHAQSLQIRHPLTGEIMNFTADVPF, encoded by the coding sequence ATGGCATTAATTGACTACAATCCCCCACGCGAACCTTGGTTAGATGTGATCTATCACGATAACCATATTTTATTGGTAAATAAGCCGAGCGGTTTGCTTTCCGTGCCGGGCAACCAACCGCAATATTACGACAGCGCAATGTCGCGCGTAAAAGAAAAATATGGCTTTTGCGAGCCGGCGCACCGTCTTGATATGGCAACCAGTGGGATTTTGCTGTTTGCAATGAGCAAGCTGGCAGATAAAGAACTCAAGCGTCAGTTTCGTGAGCGTGAGCCGAAGAAATCTTATCAGGCGCTTGTTTGGGGGCATTTAGCGCAAGATAGCGGCACGGTGAATTTGCCGCTGATTTGCGATTGGGAAAATCGTCCCAGACAGAAAATTTGTTTTGAACTGGGTAAAAGTGCGGTAACAAATTTTGAAATTTTAGAACGCCTGCCGAATAACAGCACAAGGGTAAAACTCACCCCAATTACAGGGCGTTCACACCAATTAAGGCTACATATGCTTGCCCTTGGTCACCCTATTTTAGGCGATAAGTTTTATGCGCACCCACAAGCGAAAGCGATGTCGCCACGTTTGTGTTTGCACGCACAATCCTTACAAATTCGCCACCCTTTAACGGGTGAAATAATGAATTTCACGGCAGATGTGCCGTTTTAA
- the rpsL gene encoding 30S ribosomal protein S12, whose product MATINQLVRKPRVKKVVKSNVPALEACPQKRGVCTRVYTTTPKKPNSALRKVCRIRLTNGYEVTSYIGGEGHNLQEHSVVLIRGGRVKDLPGVRYHTVRGALDCAGVKDRKQGRSKYGVKRPKA is encoded by the coding sequence ATGGCAACTATCAACCAATTAGTACGCAAACCGCGTGTGAAAAAGGTTGTAAAAAGCAACGTTCCTGCATTAGAGGCTTGCCCGCAGAAACGTGGCGTGTGTACTCGTGTGTACACAACTACACCTAAAAAACCGAACTCAGCATTACGTAAAGTGTGCCGTATTCGTTTAACAAATGGTTACGAAGTAACTTCTTATATCGGCGGTGAAGGTCATAACCTTCAAGAGCACAGCGTTGTGCTTATCCGTGGCGGTCGTGTTAAAGATTTACCAGGTGTGCGTTATCACACTGTGCGTGGTGCATTAGACTGTGCCGGCGTTAAAGATCGTAAACAAGGTCGTTCTAAATACGGCGTTAAACGTCCTAAAGCTTAA